A region of Malaciobacter marinus DNA encodes the following proteins:
- a CDS encoding response regulator transcription factor: protein MIEKGEIIETIALEKIKKISVLYVEDEKYIREKVADTLKYYVKNIYVSKDGQEGYKTYQEKSPDVILCDIMMPITNGIEMIKRIREIDSKTPVVMITAHTDKKYLLDAVKLHLENYIVKPVTLKDLLNALSLCVNKIHQMNSEIYSLLNGYRFDLDHKVLTYKDESIKLNKKEYMFLELLYKNRHRVVYYEELQENVWGDSVMTDNAIRSVVSSLRKKLPKNLIINLSGIGYRLDYDI, encoded by the coding sequence TTGATTGAAAAAGGAGAGATTATAGAAACAATAGCATTAGAAAAAATAAAAAAAATATCCGTTCTTTATGTCGAGGATGAAAAATATATTAGAGAGAAAGTAGCAGATACTCTTAAGTATTATGTAAAAAATATATATGTATCAAAAGATGGGCAAGAAGGCTATAAAACTTATCAAGAAAAATCTCCTGATGTAATTCTTTGTGATATTATGATGCCTATTACAAATGGTATTGAAATGATAAAAAGAATTAGAGAAATTGATTCTAAAACTCCCGTTGTTATGATAACTGCACATACAGATAAAAAGTATCTTCTTGATGCTGTTAAACTCCATTTGGAAAATTATATTGTAAAACCAGTCACTCTAAAAGATTTGTTAAATGCTTTATCTTTATGTGTAAATAAAATTCATCAAATGAATTCAGAAATATACTCTTTGTTAAATGGCTATAGATTTGACTTAGACCACAAAGTATTAACATATAAAGATGAGTCTATAAAACTAAATAAAAAAGAGTATATGTTTTTAGAGCTTTTATATAAAAATAGACATAGGGTTGTATATTATGAAGAACTTCAAGAAAATGTGTGGGGTGATAGTGTTATGACTGACAATGCTATTCGTTCAGTTGTTAGTAGTTTACGAAAAAAATTACCTAAAAATCTTATTATAAATCTTTCTGGTATTGGATATAGGCTAGATTATGATATATAA
- a CDS encoding ABC transporter substrate-binding protein, whose amino-acid sequence MIYKILFYLFFINIALLSDTRYREDDAHKISLAKQIKGSHIKVFIPTMPYLYLSKLINGTLIRSADNENGWEFMLATNLKRVGDLEYIFTLRDDVKFQDGTKFDAKSVIDNFEEFMKGSMLYKPLRSRLEKIEKLASNKIKFTLNKPYELFLDRLTRFNFFSSVYLKKFGWGIGNIDTAVNTLEPGKYGLGPYILEEGYATGREQTAIIKIRANPYYYEKNKPYIEKITIYTELSNEEVLNMALKEEGGLDISPIPFNKKVETILSSYSKLVTSKSKHNISILFNLLKKDTSLKDKRVRIALNEAIDQEKLLKFVYKGEGQKSPTAANTNYYSVNLATKDLLTHHEKMINEKNETKKYLKSILNGLELNVYTMDRYMFLWKGIEFQLLQYGVKLNYIITKSEKELFSQLFSNIKNPKKWDMITLGTESWSSNNPWTVFFHYRINNIWSAIDKDEYLSELINKYSEVKFNSEEFLDVVDNIIHRVYEKAYTLAVPSPNIVLAVNKEVDYVPPKVLIMPLWNTKITPFHHSIRKTKYSKDRMLPILPKVINEKTTKD is encoded by the coding sequence ATGATATATAAAATTTTATTTTATCTATTTTTTATTAATATAGCTTTATTAAGTGATACAAGGTATAGGGAAGATGATGCACATAAAATCTCTCTAGCAAAACAAATTAAAGGTTCACATATAAAAGTTTTTATACCTACTATGCCATATTTATATTTGTCAAAACTTATAAATGGAACACTAATCCGTTCTGCTGATAATGAAAATGGGTGGGAGTTTATGTTAGCAACGAATTTAAAAAGAGTTGGCGATTTAGAGTATATATTTACTTTAAGAGATGATGTGAAGTTTCAAGATGGTACAAAATTTGATGCAAAGTCAGTAATTGATAATTTTGAAGAGTTTATGAAAGGTTCAATGCTTTATAAACCTCTTCGTAGTAGATTGGAAAAAATTGAAAAATTAGCATCTAATAAAATAAAATTTACTCTAAATAAGCCTTACGAATTGTTTTTAGATAGATTAACTAGGTTTAATTTTTTTTCTTCTGTATATTTAAAGAAATTTGGATGGGGTATTGGAAATATTGACACTGCTGTAAATACTTTAGAACCTGGGAAATATGGTCTTGGTCCATACATCCTTGAAGAAGGATATGCTACAGGAAGAGAGCAAACTGCTATTATTAAAATTAGAGCCAATCCTTATTATTATGAAAAAAACAAACCTTATATTGAAAAAATAACTATATATACGGAATTATCAAATGAAGAAGTATTAAATATGGCATTAAAAGAAGAGGGTGGATTAGATATTTCCCCAATACCTTTTAATAAAAAAGTTGAAACAATTCTTTCTTCATATTCAAAACTAGTTACCTCAAAATCAAAACACAATATATCTATATTATTTAACTTACTAAAAAAAGACACATCTTTAAAAGATAAAAGAGTTAGAATAGCTTTAAATGAAGCAATTGATCAAGAAAAGTTATTGAAATTTGTTTACAAAGGAGAAGGACAAAAATCTCCTACTGCTGCAAACACAAATTACTATTCTGTTAATTTAGCTACTAAAGATTTACTTACACATCATGAAAAGATGATAAATGAAAAAAATGAAACAAAAAAATATCTAAAATCAATACTAAATGGTTTAGAATTAAATGTTTATACTATGGATAGATATATGTTTTTATGGAAAGGAATAGAGTTCCAACTGCTACAATATGGTGTAAAATTAAACTATATAATTACAAAAAGTGAAAAAGAGTTATTCTCTCAACTTTTTTCAAATATTAAAAATCCTAAAAAATGGGATATGATAACTTTAGGTACAGAATCTTGGTCAAGTAATAATCCTTGGACAGTTTTTTTTCATTATAGAATAAACAATATTTGGTCAGCAATTGATAAAGATGAATATTTATCAGAGTTGATCAATAAATACTCAGAAGTTAAGTTTAACAGTGAAGAGTTTTTAGATGTTGTTGATAATATAATACATAGAGTTTATGAAAAAGCATATACCTTAGCTGTACCTTCTCCAAATATAGTTTTGGCAGTGAATAAAGAAGTTGATTATGTTCCTCCTAAAGTATTAATTATGCCTTTGTGGAATACTAAGATTACACCTTTTCATCATTCAATAAGAAAAACTAAATATAGTAAAGATAGGATGCTACCAATTTTACCAAAGGTTATAAATGAAAAAACAACTAAAGATTAG
- a CDS encoding sensor histidine kinase — translation MKKQLKIRTKFIFLGIVGTIALIINVFMAIDISKLGLKSVNDVFKDSTEVQKIQQELIAPMYYLRELSLSLVIAPNDNIRDNINIKLEKVLNKLDEKFKLENKQIKNEWFSYKKRLEVTRGYIKKGFEEGAYINVNDDERKQFFILIRKLLNKQSKELQKSSRTFEQAKENITTSRFVIILVSLILGIFILFWGWFVIVKIAKSIEQLKKGHIKFFKFLKDKNSEDNIGIILDSDDELGDMARIINKEMEEAKDALHKDLELIESATKMLEELKQGNLNRRIFANAKSKELNLLKRVINEMVDNLENKIQQEINQRMQQEKLLTQQSKLASMGEMIGNIAHQWRQPLSELNAILMNVETRYKFGDFDDKFIENSVFECNEITSYMSNTISDFQNFFKPSKTKVNFNITKACNKAIGILQSSLKHHNIKYKGSCEQDILVYGYPNEFSQAILNILSNAKDVLIQRNVENPYIHIDVTIGKKYTLIHIKDNGRGIEEKYLDRIFEPYFTTKHAKQGTGIGLYMSKQIIEGNMDGILKVRNNKKGACFTIKLKNSNDNYKE, via the coding sequence ATGAAAAAACAACTAAAGATTAGAACAAAATTCATTTTTTTAGGAATTGTTGGTACGATAGCTTTGATTATCAATGTTTTTATGGCAATTGATATTAGTAAGTTAGGATTAAAAAGTGTTAATGATGTATTTAAAGATTCAACTGAAGTTCAAAAAATACAGCAAGAGTTAATTGCTCCAATGTATTATTTAAGAGAACTATCTTTATCTTTAGTAATTGCTCCAAATGATAATATTCGAGATAATATCAATATAAAATTAGAAAAAGTATTAAATAAATTAGATGAAAAATTTAAATTAGAAAATAAGCAAATAAAAAATGAGTGGTTTTCTTATAAAAAAAGACTTGAAGTTACAAGAGGATATATAAAAAAAGGTTTTGAAGAGGGAGCTTATATAAATGTAAATGATGATGAAAGAAAACAGTTTTTTATTTTAATAAGAAAGCTTTTAAATAAACAATCAAAAGAGTTACAAAAGTCATCTCGTACTTTTGAACAAGCAAAAGAAAATATAACAACAAGTAGGTTTGTCATTATTTTGGTATCTTTAATTTTAGGTATCTTTATTCTTTTTTGGGGATGGTTTGTTATTGTAAAAATTGCAAAATCAATAGAACAATTAAAAAAAGGTCATATTAAGTTTTTCAAGTTCTTAAAAGATAAAAATAGCGAAGATAATATCGGAATTATTTTAGATAGTGATGATGAATTAGGTGATATGGCTAGAATTATCAATAAAGAGATGGAAGAAGCAAAAGATGCTTTACATAAAGATTTAGAATTAATCGAGTCTGCAACAAAAATGTTAGAAGAGTTAAAACAAGGTAATTTGAATAGAAGAATTTTTGCAAATGCAAAGTCAAAAGAATTGAATTTATTAAAAAGAGTAATAAATGAAATGGTTGATAATTTAGAAAATAAAATACAACAAGAAATTAACCAAAGAATGCAACAAGAAAAATTATTGACCCAACAATCAAAGCTTGCTTCAATGGGAGAAATGATAGGAAATATTGCACATCAGTGGAGACAACCTTTAAGTGAATTAAATGCTATATTAATGAATGTTGAAACAAGATATAAATTTGGTGATTTTGATGATAAATTTATTGAAAATAGTGTTTTTGAGTGTAATGAGATTACAAGTTATATGTCAAATACCATAAGTGATTTCCAAAATTTCTTTAAACCTTCAAAAACAAAAGTAAACTTCAATATTACAAAAGCATGCAATAAAGCAATTGGTATTTTACAATCATCATTAAAACATCATAATATTAAATATAAAGGTAGTTGTGAACAAGATATATTAGTTTATGGATATCCAAATGAATTTTCTCAAGCAATTTTAAATATTTTATCAAATGCAAAAGATGTATTAATTCAAAGAAATGTTGAAAACCCATACATTCATATTGATGTAACTATTGGCAAAAAATATACTTTGATTCATATAAAAGATAATGGAAGAGGAATAGAAGAAAAATATTTAGATAGAATTTTTGAACCTTATTTTACTACAAAACATGCTAAACAAGGAACGGGTATAGGTCTTTATATGTCTAAACAAATAATTGAAGGAAATATGGATGGAATTTTAAAAGTAAGAAATAATAAAAAAGGAGCTTGTTTTACAATAAAATTGAAAAATAGTAATGACAATTATAAAGAGTAG